The following are encoded in a window of Amaranthus tricolor cultivar Red isolate AtriRed21 chromosome 2, ASM2621246v1, whole genome shotgun sequence genomic DNA:
- the LOC130806309 gene encoding protein disulfide isomerase pTAC5, chloroplastic-like, which produces MAVILSSNFYSITYNSHFHNHHHHHHHHHNNSRIFRITCRNSIRRRCECQASSKPSSYDFEAEDQRWLREEQRWLREEQRWLREERRWNSERQSLLRQISELSLQIQHLLEELQSLRKIRSNSADFDVDLEVTLTKMAAFLQDKNFNQISDSSDSKLKSESEMASLDSSSDIPSLSGADSEEEEKKSPLKKASSSLRVGAEGEEVRALQEALMNLGFYSGEEDIEFSSFSIGTETAVKTWQASIGVREDGIMTVELLERLYSSEMKNLDPSQSSAVSDIPKDNENGAPINAKEVPQTVVQKEPTDMETSQHRVFLLGENRWEEPSRLNKGNDKLGSGGKAQASVPKCTVCRGEGRLLCMECDGSGEPNIEEQFLDWVEEGAKCPYCEGLGYTVCDGCEGKGAAA; this is translated from the exons ATGGCGGTAATTCTATCCAGCAACTTCTACAGTATAACCTACAATTCTCATTTCcacaatcatcatcatcatcatcatcatcatcacaatAATTCAAGAATATTTCGCATTACCTGTAGAAATTCCATTCGGAGAAGATGTGAATGTCAAGCTTCATCAAAACCTAGCAGTTACGATTTTGAAGCAGAAGATCAGCGATGGCTTCGAGAAGAACAGCGATGGCTTCGCGAAGAACAACGATGGCTTCGTGAAGAACGACGATGGAATAGCGAACGACAATCTTTATTACGCCAAATATCAGAATTATCTCTCCAAATTCAGCATTTGCTGGAGGAATTACAAAGTCTTCGAAAAATTCGAAGCAATTCTGCTGATTTCGATGTCGATTTGGAGGTAACATTAACTAAAATGGCGGCGTTTTTGCAAGATAAGAATTTCAATCAGATTTCGGATTCTTCTGATAGTAAGTTGAAATCAGAGTCCGAGATGGCAAGTTTGGATTCTTCTTCTGATATACCTTCTCTTAGTGGGGCGGATAGCGAGGAGGAGGAGAAAAAATCACCATTGAAAAAGGCGAGTTCGAGCTTGAGAGTTGGAGCTGAAGGAGAAGAAGTTCGCGCTTTGCAG GAAGCATTGATGAATTTAGGATTTTACTCTGGAGAAGAGGATATAGAGTTTTCTAGCTTCTCGATTGGCACTGAGACAGCAGTTAAGACTTGGCAA GCTTCTATAGGCGTTCGTGAAGATGGAATTATGACTGTTGAGCTTCTAGAACGATTGTATTCATCTGAGATGAAGAATTTGGATCCTTCCCAATCATCAGCAGTTTCGGATATTCCTAAA GATAATGAAAATGGAGCTCCTATCAACGCCAAGGAAGTTCCACAGACTGTTGTCCAGAAAGAGCCAACTGATATGGAAACATCCCAGCACCGAGTATTTCTTCTGGGTGAGAATAGGTGGGAGGAGCCTTCCAGGCTGAATAAAGGAAATGATAAATTGGGCAGTGGTGGCAAGGCTCAAGCTTCTGTGCCAAAATGCACTGTTTGTCGAGGAGAGGGTCGTCTATTGTGCATGG AGTGTGATGGCAGTGGGGAACCAAATATTGAAGAACAG TTTTTGGACTGGGTGGAAGAAGGAGCAAAGTGCCCATATTGTGAAGGCCTAGGATACACTGTCTGTGATGGATGTGAGGGGAAAGGTGCTGCTGCCTAG